In Candidatus Binatia bacterium, one DNA window encodes the following:
- the mdoH gene encoding glucans biosynthesis glucosyltransferase MdoH: MSDGGNQAAADLAAERAKRAAERRTALFEVPADRLFQDWQGAHSRALAYLGALGIPSEERPTLAQEAVQRALQVQPWGPDSDAVTETLRALEEILEKRGAALRAPWDPATDPFLPWRVESAFGPEPGVTDPGAELPVRDGVLWSGPPLARGAMVPEKIERRFFRRLLRRRRTTAEGTQARFGAELRRQRRQLPWTRVAARRRLLLLVLVLIPSIIASGFMVNVLPDQGGTWIEVAIVVLFGALFGWISIGFWTATLGFFTLVGRRDRFAITNLADAPADEPISPEARTAIVMPIAEEPVERVFAGLKAIHASLERAGVRQHFDFFILSDSSSPDTAAREEVAWATWCREIRGFDHIFYRRRRVRQKRKSGNVADFCRRWGRRYRYMVMLDADSIMTGESLVKLVRMMERSPEVGLIQTVPVAVNRRSLLARVQQFASQVSGPMFAAGLHYWQLGDGQYWGHNAIIRVEPFMKHCGLPRLSGKPPLGGEILSHDFVEAALLGRAGWTLWLAFDLPGSYEEVPSTLLEEMKRDRRWCQGNLQHLRLLFSEGLFGAHRVLFLNGVLSYVSAMLWFAFLLLSTVEAVIMALREPDYFPNGPSLFPDWPIWRPDWALALLAVTAAILFLPKVLSILLVVLRGRTRAHGGIVRLCASVLVELLLSTLLAPIRMVFHTRFVVQNLLGRTVTWKSQGRDDAETSWGEALRHHGLDTLFATAWGVTLYWLNPDYFWWVTPIIAALLLSVPTSVYSSRVSLGDRARRLGLFLTEEETSPPQELRDLWENERIAAEASAKLPPEQRDGFMRALIDPYVNALHRALLRRPRKLRPSIREAREQLAERLLRDGVSALSPREQRIVFHDPDLVDRLHAEIWQLPGAGASHARIGGA; this comes from the coding sequence TTGAGCGACGGCGGTAACCAGGCGGCGGCCGATCTCGCGGCCGAGCGGGCGAAACGAGCGGCGGAGCGACGCACGGCGCTGTTCGAGGTCCCCGCCGACCGTCTCTTCCAGGACTGGCAGGGAGCGCACTCGCGCGCGCTGGCCTACCTCGGCGCGCTCGGCATCCCGAGCGAGGAGCGTCCCACGCTCGCGCAGGAGGCGGTGCAGCGCGCGCTGCAGGTGCAGCCGTGGGGCCCGGACAGCGACGCGGTCACCGAGACGCTGCGCGCGCTCGAGGAGATCCTCGAGAAGCGCGGCGCGGCGCTGCGCGCGCCGTGGGACCCGGCGACCGATCCGTTCCTTCCCTGGCGCGTCGAGTCGGCGTTCGGACCGGAGCCCGGCGTCACGGATCCCGGCGCCGAGCTGCCGGTGCGCGACGGCGTGCTGTGGTCGGGTCCGCCGCTCGCGCGCGGCGCGATGGTGCCCGAGAAGATCGAGCGGCGCTTCTTCCGCCGTCTGCTGCGCCGCCGGCGCACGACCGCCGAAGGCACGCAGGCGCGCTTCGGCGCCGAGCTGCGCCGTCAGCGCCGCCAGCTGCCGTGGACGCGCGTCGCCGCGCGCCGCCGCCTGCTGCTGCTCGTGCTCGTCCTGATCCCGAGCATCATCGCGAGCGGCTTCATGGTGAACGTGCTGCCCGATCAGGGCGGCACCTGGATCGAGGTCGCGATCGTCGTCCTGTTCGGCGCGCTCTTCGGCTGGATCTCGATCGGCTTCTGGACGGCGACGCTCGGCTTCTTCACGCTGGTCGGGCGCCGCGACCGCTTCGCGATCACCAACCTCGCCGACGCGCCGGCGGACGAGCCGATCTCGCCGGAGGCGCGCACCGCGATCGTCATGCCGATCGCGGAGGAGCCGGTCGAGCGCGTGTTCGCGGGGCTCAAGGCGATCCACGCCTCGCTCGAGCGCGCGGGCGTGCGCCAGCACTTCGACTTCTTCATCCTGAGCGACTCGTCGTCGCCCGACACCGCGGCGCGCGAGGAGGTCGCGTGGGCGACCTGGTGCCGCGAGATCCGCGGCTTCGACCACATCTTCTACCGGCGGCGACGCGTCCGGCAGAAGCGCAAGAGCGGCAACGTCGCCGACTTTTGCCGCCGCTGGGGACGCCGCTACCGCTACATGGTGATGCTCGACGCGGACAGCATCATGACCGGCGAGTCGCTGGTGAAGCTCGTCCGCATGATGGAGCGCAGCCCCGAGGTCGGGCTGATCCAGACGGTGCCGGTCGCGGTCAACCGACGCTCGCTGCTCGCGCGCGTGCAGCAGTTCGCGAGCCAGGTGTCGGGTCCGATGTTCGCCGCCGGTCTGCACTACTGGCAGCTCGGCGACGGCCAGTACTGGGGCCACAACGCGATCATCCGCGTCGAGCCGTTCATGAAGCACTGCGGCCTGCCGCGGCTCTCCGGCAAGCCGCCGCTCGGCGGCGAGATCCTGAGCCACGACTTCGTCGAGGCGGCGCTGCTCGGACGCGCGGGCTGGACGCTGTGGCTCGCGTTCGATTTGCCGGGCTCGTACGAGGAGGTCCCCTCGACGCTGCTCGAGGAGATGAAGCGCGACCGGCGCTGGTGTCAGGGCAACCTGCAGCACCTGCGTCTGCTGTTCAGCGAAGGGCTGTTCGGCGCGCACCGCGTGCTCTTCCTGAACGGCGTGCTGTCCTACGTGTCGGCGATGCTGTGGTTCGCGTTCCTCCTGCTCAGCACCGTCGAGGCGGTGATCATGGCGCTGCGCGAGCCGGACTACTTCCCGAACGGCCCGAGCTTGTTCCCCGACTGGCCGATCTGGCGACCCGACTGGGCGCTGGCGCTGCTCGCGGTGACGGCCGCGATCCTCTTCCTGCCCAAGGTGCTGAGCATCCTGCTGGTCGTGCTGCGCGGGCGGACGCGCGCGCACGGCGGCATCGTGCGGCTGTGCGCGAGCGTGCTCGTCGAGCTCCTGCTCTCGACGCTGCTCGCGCCGATCCGCATGGTGTTCCACACGCGCTTCGTCGTGCAGAACCTGCTCGGCCGCACCGTGACCTGGAAGTCGCAAGGTCGCGACGACGCCGAGACGAGCTGGGGCGAGGCGCTGCGCCACCACGGGCTCGACACGCTGTTCGCCACCGCCTGGGGCGTCACGCTGTACTGGCTCAATCCCGACTACTTCTGGTGGGTGACGCCGATCATCGCGGCGCTGCTGCTCTCCGTGCCGACGTCGGTGTACTCGAGCCGCGTCAGCCTCGGCGACCGCGCCCGGCGCCTCGGTTTGTTCTTGACGGAGGAGGAGACCTCGCCGCCGCAGGAGCTGCGCGACCTGTGGGAGAACGAGCGCATCGCGGCCGAGGCCAGCGCCAAGCTGCCGCCCGAGCAGCGCGACGGCTTCATGCGGGCGCTGATCGATCCCTACGTGAACGCGCTGCACCGCGCGCTGCTGCGCCGGCCGCGCAAGCTGCGCCCGTCGATCCGCGAGGCGCGCGAGCAGCTCGCCGAGCGCCTGCTGCGCGACGGCGTGAGCGCGCTCTCGCCGCGCGAGCAGCGCATCGTCTTCCACGACCCGGACCTCGTCGACCGACTCCACGCCGAGATCTGGCAGCTGCCCGGCGCTGGCGCTTCGCACGCGCGGATCGGCGGCGCATGA
- a CDS encoding class I SAM-dependent methyltransferase — MSRRRPAGARGERSSAYWNDVASGSEQGAPPLWRLHADRATLALLEGWWPAGRCARVLKTDLYDESRTRGLVPALAERADVVVGIDVSTVVARRAAAGGPVLVVTSDVRALPFGAGAFDVVMSNSTLDHFRAKGEIGRALRELERVLAADGSLLLTLDNPRHPLLALRTMLAPIWRRLGLVPYPLGATYGARELREALVASGFTVEALTAVHHFPRIALVAAQRLLPVALGERLLRIADRAERCGAWPTRFVTGQYVAALARPTRGCASQQATDRHAAA, encoded by the coding sequence ATGAGCCGGCGGCGCCCCGCCGGGGCCCGCGGCGAGCGATCGTCCGCGTACTGGAACGACGTTGCGAGCGGCAGCGAGCAGGGCGCGCCGCCGCTCTGGCGTTTGCACGCGGACCGCGCGACGCTCGCGCTGCTCGAGGGCTGGTGGCCCGCCGGTCGCTGCGCGCGCGTCCTGAAGACGGACCTCTACGACGAGAGCCGCACGCGTGGGCTCGTGCCGGCGCTCGCCGAGCGCGCCGACGTCGTGGTCGGCATCGACGTCTCGACCGTGGTCGCGCGTCGCGCCGCGGCGGGCGGTCCCGTGCTCGTCGTGACGTCCGACGTGCGCGCGCTGCCGTTCGGTGCGGGCGCGTTCGACGTCGTGATGTCGAACTCGACGCTCGATCACTTCCGGGCGAAGGGCGAGATCGGGCGCGCCCTGCGCGAGCTCGAGCGCGTGCTGGCCGCCGACGGCAGCCTGCTGCTCACGCTCGACAACCCGCGCCACCCGCTGCTCGCGCTGCGCACGATGCTAGCGCCGATCTGGCGCCGGCTCGGGCTCGTGCCGTACCCGCTCGGCGCCACCTACGGCGCGCGGGAGCTACGCGAGGCGCTCGTCGCGAGCGGCTTCACCGTCGAGGCGCTCACCGCGGTGCACCACTTCCCGCGGATCGCGCTGGTCGCGGCGCAGCGCCTGCTGCCGGTGGCGCTGGGCGAGCGGTTGCTGCGCATCGCGGATCGCGCCGAGCGCTGCGGCGCCTGGCCGACCCGCTTCGTCACCGGGCAGTACGTCGCCGCGCTCGCGCGCCCGACGCGCGGGTGCGCGAGCCAGCAGGCGACGGATCGTCACGCGGCGGCCTGA